In Lacrimispora indolis DSM 755, a genomic segment contains:
- a CDS encoding efflux RND transporter periplasmic adaptor subunit has product MKKKVLLLGIIAVILIVPVIIRVNEKKVTEKIDVLPVVETVYPEVGTIELYTSLIGTVEPETVVRIFPEAAGTITQVPVKAGDTVNQGQLLCVIDTNKVQNAKNTMDNAEVTYKEAHDTLGRMAVLYQSGSISEQEYQGYTNSAKKSEIAFRQAKEEYENQISYSNIKSPISGKIESCSIEGFDKVSVSDQIFVISGEGNKIISSSLTEKLKRQVQLGDTVKVKEGGEDLEGTISEISGMADEKTGLFKIKIQMIGENDLSSGTSVKLSVCSNRAEQVLTVPVDSVYYENSKPYVFTYDNGIVHKIFIEAGIYDLNLLEVKEGIQKDMAVITTWSPELYEGAEVLEMSRSEETKGEPKA; this is encoded by the coding sequence ATGAAAAAGAAAGTTTTATTACTTGGAATAATCGCAGTTATACTGATTGTGCCGGTCATTATTCGGGTTAATGAAAAAAAGGTTACAGAGAAGATTGATGTGCTGCCGGTTGTGGAAACAGTATATCCTGAGGTTGGCACAATTGAGTTGTATACCAGCCTGATCGGAACCGTGGAACCAGAGACGGTAGTCAGGATTTTTCCGGAAGCAGCGGGAACCATTACACAAGTTCCCGTAAAAGCCGGTGATACGGTAAATCAGGGACAGCTTCTCTGTGTGATTGACACAAATAAAGTACAGAACGCAAAGAATACCATGGATAATGCTGAAGTTACATATAAAGAAGCTCATGATACTTTGGGACGCATGGCTGTACTTTATCAGAGCGGATCTATCTCAGAGCAGGAATATCAGGGGTATACAAATTCGGCAAAAAAGTCAGAGATTGCTTTTAGACAGGCGAAGGAGGAATATGAAAATCAGATTTCCTACAGCAATATCAAGTCCCCGATCAGCGGCAAAATTGAGAGCTGCAGCATAGAGGGATTTGACAAGGTGTCAGTGAGTGATCAGATCTTTGTTATTTCCGGAGAGGGAAATAAAATTATTTCTTCAAGCCTGACAGAGAAATTAAAACGCCAGGTACAGCTTGGAGACACGGTAAAAGTGAAAGAAGGCGGAGAAGATCTGGAGGGAACCATTTCTGAAATAAGTGGGATGGCAGATGAAAAGACAGGACTCTTTAAGATTAAAATCCAGATGATCGGAGAAAACGATTTATCCTCCGGGACGAGTGTCAAGCTGTCGGTATGTTCCAATCGCGCGGAGCAGGTGCTTACGGTTCCTGTGGATTCCGTCTACTATGAGAACAGCAAACCATATGTCTTTACTTATGATAATGGGATTGTACATAAAATTTTTATAGAAGCCGGTATTTATGATCTGAATCTGTTGGAGGTGAAGGAAGGAATTCAGAAGGATATGGCAGTCATTACTACCTGGAGCCCGGAGCTTTACGAGGGGGCAGAAGTGTTGGAGATGAGCAGGAGTGAAGAAACAAAAGGAGAACCTAAGGCATGA
- a CDS encoding SDR family oxidoreductase, translated as MMRRICVITGGGSGMGLAAAKEMGKNYYIIICGRNPQKLEEAVNELKAEGIQAEAYPCDVSDYTSTEKLAFYSKAKGSVAAVIHAAGMSPHMGDAKTIIEVNALGTIYINNAFYKVMEEGSCLIDVSSMSAYLTPKLVMPVRLYKYSREDPEHFMKKVMKRINLYPEKYRSGIAYGISKNFVIWFAKHDAARFGSKGARVLSISPGNFDTPMGELEKEEAASFIKFCAVKRPGRVEEIASLFSYCASEGAGYLTGVDILCDGGLVASGVNAMLKKVV; from the coding sequence ATGATGCGCAGGATTTGTGTAATTACAGGGGGTGGCAGCGGCATGGGGCTGGCTGCTGCCAAAGAAATGGGAAAAAATTATTATATTATCATATGTGGAAGAAATCCGCAGAAGCTGGAAGAAGCGGTAAATGAATTGAAAGCGGAGGGAATCCAGGCTGAAGCATACCCCTGCGATGTCTCTGATTATACCAGTACGGAGAAGTTGGCTTTTTATTCGAAAGCGAAAGGGTCAGTGGCAGCCGTAATACATGCAGCCGGAATGTCTCCCCATATGGGAGATGCAAAAACGATTATTGAAGTGAATGCGCTTGGTACCATTTATATTAATAATGCTTTTTACAAAGTGATGGAAGAAGGCTCCTGTTTGATTGATGTGTCTTCCATGTCCGCTTATTTAACTCCTAAATTAGTAATGCCTGTCAGATTATATAAGTACAGCCGGGAAGATCCGGAACATTTCATGAAAAAGGTAATGAAACGTATTAATCTTTATCCGGAAAAATATCGTTCCGGTATCGCATATGGAATTTCAAAAAATTTTGTCATCTGGTTTGCAAAACACGATGCAGCCAGATTTGGCAGTAAGGGGGCCAGAGTACTTTCCATATCACCAGGCAATTTCGATACACCTATGGGTGAACTGGAGAAAGAAGAAGCAGCATCTTTCATAAAATTCTGTGCGGTAAAAAGACCTGGGAGGGTGGAAGAAATAGCCAGTCTCTTCTCATATTGTGCCAGTGAAGGCGCAGGATATTTAACCGGAGTAGATATTTTGTGTGACGGCGGATTGGTTGCATCCGGAGTAAATGCAATGCTGAAAAAGGTTGTTTAA
- a CDS encoding SDR family NAD(P)-dependent oxidoreductase codes for MKAFNKNIVVTGGGNGVGRQLVLELLSKGATVIAVDKNQMALNETIEISGNNSRLYTHAVDISNIRDVVAFTDEAVSKYKNIDGLINCAGIIQPFLKLEELELDHIDRVMNVNFYGTLYMTKSFLPFLKERPESHLINISSMGGFLPVPGQGIYGASKAAVKVMTEALHSELANTTVNVTVVFPGGVATDIKINSEIKGSKSVAEDARAKNLLSPEQAAKLIVAAMENNRFRVFIGKDCRIMNALYRLWPEYAMKLIRKVLAANKH; via the coding sequence ATGAAAGCATTCAATAAGAATATTGTAGTAACGGGTGGCGGAAACGGTGTAGGAAGGCAATTGGTACTTGAACTGCTTTCCAAAGGAGCTACGGTAATTGCTGTTGATAAAAACCAGATGGCACTAAATGAAACGATTGAAATTTCTGGAAATAACAGCAGGTTATACACACATGCTGTTGATATTTCAAATATAAGAGACGTAGTTGCATTTACAGATGAGGCAGTATCAAAGTATAAAAATATAGATGGACTTATAAACTGTGCCGGTATCATACAACCTTTTTTAAAACTGGAAGAATTGGAACTGGATCACATTGATCGTGTAATGAATGTGAATTTTTACGGAACGCTTTATATGACAAAGTCATTTCTGCCATTTTTAAAAGAACGTCCGGAATCCCATTTGATCAATATATCCAGTATGGGCGGTTTCCTGCCCGTTCCTGGACAGGGAATTTATGGTGCTTCAAAAGCAGCTGTAAAAGTTATGACAGAAGCACTCCATTCAGAACTTGCGAATACAACTGTGAACGTTACAGTCGTATTTCCGGGTGGTGTTGCCACGGATATCAAAATAAATTCAGAAATAAAAGGAAGTAAATCAGTGGCAGAAGATGCAAGAGCCAAGAACCTGCTGTCTCCTGAGCAGGCTGCAAAGCTGATTGTAGCAGCGATGGAAAATAACCGTTTTCGGGTATTTATAGGAAAGGATTGCAGAATAATGAACGCCTTATATCGCTTGTGGCCTGAATATGCGATGAAATTAATAAGAAAAGTACTGGCAGCCAATAAGCATTAA
- a CDS encoding sensor histidine kinase: MRENNAIYMLAMIPCMGLVAGAAIIRIIKTLKFRMDKISNGINYVAEGNLDIELDLNGSGEYKDMYRNFNRMVRELKNTKIEMQNFMNDFSHEFKTPITSIHGFAELLLEDYISDEDRKQYLQIIAEESHRLASLSQNTLLLSKLDAQEVITDKKVFDLDEQIKKCAILLFREMEKKEIALNMELSPVKYFGSAELMHQIWMNLISNAVKFTPHGGEITIIMVSVGDQITVNISDTGIGMDERTVKHIFDKYYQGDSSHSTMGFGLGLSIVKRIIDLCGGEITATSAPGQGSTFSVLLKAPVQRIRNK; the protein is encoded by the coding sequence ATGAGAGAAAATAATGCAATTTATATGCTGGCTATGATTCCGTGTATGGGCCTGGTGGCAGGGGCAGCGATTATCAGAATCATAAAAACTCTGAAATTTCGGATGGATAAAATTTCGAATGGAATCAACTACGTGGCCGAAGGAAATCTGGATATTGAACTGGATTTGAACGGTTCGGGGGAATATAAAGATATGTATCGGAATTTTAACCGTATGGTCCGGGAACTTAAGAATACGAAAATAGAAATGCAGAATTTCATGAATGATTTTTCTCATGAATTTAAAACTCCCATAACATCCATTCATGGATTCGCAGAACTGCTGCTGGAGGACTATATCAGCGATGAGGATAGAAAACAATATCTACAGATCATAGCGGAGGAATCCCATCGATTGGCGTCGCTTTCCCAAAACACTCTTTTGCTTTCAAAGCTGGATGCGCAGGAGGTTATAACGGATAAGAAAGTATTCGATTTGGATGAACAGATTAAAAAATGCGCGATTTTATTGTTCCGGGAAATGGAGAAAAAAGAGATTGCCTTAAATATGGAATTGTCTCCGGTAAAGTATTTCGGCAGCGCGGAACTGATGCATCAGATCTGGATGAATCTTATCAGCAATGCGGTTAAATTCACGCCCCATGGCGGAGAAATTACCATAATAATGGTTTCTGTCGGAGATCAGATAACGGTTAATATATCGGATACGGGAATTGGAATGGATGAAAGAACCGTAAAGCATATATTTGACAAATACTATCAGGGAGATTCCTCCCATTCCACCATGGGGTTTGGACTTGGTCTGTCAATAGTGAAACGAATTATTGATTTGTGCGGAGGTGAGATAACAGCAACCAGCGCTCCGGGACAGGGAAGTACATTTTCAGTATTGTTGAAAGCTCCAGTACAAAGAATTAGAAATAAATAA
- a CDS encoding response regulator transcription factor, translated as MATILIVEDDRHTRLLTCARLKPYYTVAEAENGEKALEILEQKHVDLIIADIQMPVMNGYDMVKGLRESGIQIPVIMLTAMHTFDDKKTGFASGTDDYMTKPINYEELLWRIKALLRRANIASERKIIIGDITLDSTTYTVARKAGEKTELAKKEFELLYKLLSYPGMIFTKTQLLDEIWGYDTNSDETTIKTHINRLRNKFADCPEFEIITIRGLGYKSELCEK; from the coding sequence ATGGCAACAATACTGATTGTTGAAGATGATAGACATACACGGTTGCTTACCTGTGCAAGACTGAAACCATATTATACAGTGGCAGAAGCTGAAAATGGAGAAAAGGCGCTTGAAATACTGGAGCAAAAACATGTTGATCTCATTATTGCAGATATACAGATGCCTGTTATGAATGGTTATGATATGGTAAAGGGATTGCGGGAATCAGGAATACAGATACCGGTTATTATGCTGACCGCAATGCATACGTTTGATGATAAGAAGACAGGCTTTGCTTCGGGTACGGATGATTATATGACAAAGCCTATTAATTATGAGGAGCTTCTCTGGCGAATAAAAGCTTTGCTTAGAAGAGCCAATATAGCCAGTGAAAGAAAAATAATTATCGGAGATATTACTCTGGATTCGACTACCTATACAGTAGCAAGAAAGGCAGGAGAAAAGACAGAGCTTGCAAAAAAGGAGTTTGAACTTCTTTATAAACTTCTTTCCTATCCTGGTATGATTTTTACAAAAACTCAGCTTCTTGATGAAATATGGGGATATGATACCAACAGCGATGAGACAACGATAAAGACCCATATAAACAGACTGAGAAATAAATTTGCAGACTGTCCGGAGTTTGAAATCATTACAATCAGGGGGCTTGGGTATAAATCCGAGCTTTGTGAAAAATAG
- a CDS encoding GntR family transcriptional regulator, translating into MQARKAKYMAVVQWVQEQIENGSIGRGDKLPSENEMSLQFHLSRQTIRHAIDVLEQRKLVTRIQGSGTYAGGCARGGSQEKYFNIAVISTYVDSYIFPAVLKGIERVLSKSGYTMQVAFTGNRTEREREALDKILEKGLIDGLIVEPAKSALPNPNLHYYKKLMGQQVPVLFFNSRYPELNLPCVSLNDALVGEKAAEYLIRAGHKEIGGIFKCDDGQGHLRYSGFAKSMERAGFKLDGKRILWIDSESLKDMELWAEYLFQRLEGCTGVVCYNDEVANLLSGICLKRGIRIPEDLSLVSIDNSDLATLGEVPVTSFPHPMEALGRKAAEHMIKLIENPCFDGNYLFDSEAVERESVKFISKENANE; encoded by the coding sequence ATGCAGGCACGGAAAGCAAAATATATGGCGGTTGTCCAATGGGTACAGGAACAGATTGAAAACGGCAGCATCGGGAGGGGCGATAAGCTCCCCTCTGAAAACGAGATGAGCCTTCAGTTTCATTTAAGCAGGCAGACGATACGCCATGCAATCGACGTTCTGGAGCAGAGGAAGCTGGTGACGCGGATACAGGGAAGCGGAACTTATGCAGGCGGCTGTGCCCGGGGAGGAAGTCAGGAAAAATATTTTAATATAGCTGTCATCAGCACCTATGTAGACAGCTATATATTTCCGGCAGTGCTTAAGGGGATTGAACGTGTGCTTTCCAAGTCTGGTTATACCATGCAGGTGGCATTTACCGGAAACCGGACTGAACGGGAACGAGAGGCGCTGGATAAAATTCTGGAAAAAGGACTGATCGATGGTTTGATTGTGGAACCTGCAAAAAGCGCCCTGCCCAACCCTAATTTGCACTATTATAAGAAGCTGATGGGACAGCAGGTTCCGGTTTTATTTTTTAACAGCCGTTATCCGGAGTTAAATCTTCCCTGCGTATCACTTAATGACGCGCTTGTAGGGGAGAAAGCGGCAGAATATCTGATTAGAGCTGGGCACAAGGAGATAGGGGGGATTTTTAAATGTGATGACGGTCAGGGCCATTTAAGATATTCTGGTTTTGCAAAAAGTATGGAGAGGGCAGGCTTTAAGCTGGACGGAAAGAGAATTCTGTGGATCGATTCCGAGAGCCTGAAAGATATGGAGTTATGGGCGGAATATCTGTTCCAGCGGCTGGAGGGCTGCACAGGGGTGGTCTGCTATAATGATGAAGTGGCAAACCTGTTGTCTGGAATCTGCTTAAAAAGAGGAATCCGCATACCGGAGGACTTATCCCTTGTCAGCATTGACAATTCTGATCTGGCAACTTTGGGAGAGGTTCCCGTCACCTCCTTTCCCCATCCAATGGAGGCCCTGGGAAGAAAGGCGGCGGAACATATGATAAAGCTGATAGAGAATCCGTGTTTTGATGGGAATTACCTCTTTGATTCGGAAGCTGTTGAAAGGGAGTCTGTGAAATTTATATCAAAGGAGAATGCTAATGAGTGA
- the mmsB gene encoding multiple monosaccharide ABC transporter permease, with product MDKKKTVNINMKEYGMVLALIAVFLIFAVMTGGKNMSPANINNLIMQNSYIVILAVGMLLCVLTGNIDLGVGSIVAVCGAAVGIMIVDYKASMWMAILAALAIGTLSGMFVGFFVSKLSIPPFIVTLATMLMGRGLTYTLLKAQTKGPLPTNYTYIGAGFLPTVKIPFATGTLDMVSIGVALTAFALIIFAEIRSIRTKKKYGFPVNPLWQSVLKVGVILVIVWFFFYKLSRYNGIPFVLVIMGALVVLYHFITSRTVAGRQIYALGGNAKAAKLSGINTGKVFFWVYTNMGILCAIAGIVLSARNASATPKAGDQFEMDAIASCYIGGAATTGGVGTIIGAVVGAFIMGILNNGMSLYGWSTDIQKIVKGAVLLGAVTIDLLSKRKK from the coding sequence ATGGACAAGAAAAAGACGGTTAATATTAATATGAAAGAATACGGCATGGTACTGGCTCTTATTGCGGTATTTCTCATTTTTGCGGTAATGACAGGCGGAAAAAACATGTCCCCGGCAAACATTAATAACCTGATTATGCAGAACAGCTATATCGTCATCCTTGCGGTCGGCATGCTGCTGTGCGTATTGACCGGAAATATTGACTTAGGTGTAGGTTCTATCGTTGCGGTCTGCGGAGCGGCTGTAGGCATTATGATCGTGGACTATAAGGCCAGCATGTGGATGGCGATTCTGGCAGCCCTGGCAATCGGCACATTATCCGGTATGTTTGTAGGATTTTTTGTGTCAAAGCTTTCCATTCCTCCCTTTATTGTGACGCTGGCGACCATGTTAATGGGCCGGGGGCTTACCTATACCCTATTAAAGGCCCAGACAAAGGGGCCTCTTCCCACAAACTATACATACATTGGCGCAGGCTTTCTGCCTACCGTTAAAATTCCGTTTGCTACGGGGACTTTGGATATGGTATCCATTGGAGTTGCCCTTACCGCCTTTGCACTCATTATTTTCGCCGAAATAAGGAGCATACGGACAAAGAAGAAATATGGTTTTCCTGTCAATCCTCTGTGGCAGTCTGTATTAAAGGTGGGTGTGATTCTGGTGATTGTCTGGTTTTTCTTCTACAAGCTGTCCCGTTATAATGGTATTCCGTTTGTTCTGGTGATCATGGGCGCGTTGGTTGTCCTCTATCATTTCATTACAAGCAGGACTGTGGCTGGGCGGCAGATTTACGCTTTAGGCGGCAATGCGAAAGCGGCAAAGCTTTCCGGCATCAATACGGGAAAGGTCTTTTTCTGGGTATATACCAATATGGGCATCCTGTGCGCCATTGCCGGTATCGTTCTCTCTGCCAGAAACGCTTCCGCAACTCCCAAGGCGGGAGACCAGTTTGAAATGGATGCCATCGCTTCCTGCTATATCGGAGGAGCTGCGACAACCGGAGGCGTGGGCACGATTATCGGAGCTGTTGTCGGCGCATTTATCATGGGTATTTTGAACAATGGTATGTCCCTTTACGGCTGGTCCACCGACATCCAGAAAATCGTAAAAGGTGCTGTACTTTTGGGGGCAGTTACGATAGACTTATTATCAAAGAGAAAAAAATAG
- the mmsA gene encoding multiple monosaccharide ABC transporter ATP-binding protein — protein sequence MSEHILEMNHITKEFYGVKALDDVNIKVKRGEIHALCGENGAGKSTLMNVLSGVYPYGTYSGDIVYNGNVSQFHSIKQSEAKGIVIIHQELALSPYLSVAENVFLGNEQTAVKGVVDWTKTNKRAQEMLEKVGLENENLNVPVSSLGVGKQQLIEIARAMAKQVELLILDEPTAALNDEESRRLLDIMLDLKKHGITCIIISHKLNEISYVADSITVIRDGKTIETLEKGKDEISEDRIIKGMVGRELTNRFPERCCDMGDKIFEVENWNVYHPDDPDRKMVRDISFHVRSGEVVGFAGLMGAGRTELAMSLFGRSYGQKITGTIKINGKQVLIRNVRDAINNKLAYVSEDRKNYGLILIDSVRGNMTLAALRNFFSKRGIVNGNAENLSSEEYRKKINVKANSINQTVSSLSGGNQQKVVLAKWMMTQPDVLILDEPTRGIDIGAKYEIYCVINDLAKAGKAIIVISSELQEIIGICDRIYVINEGHITGELSSDEVSQEKIMKCIMADNGKDE from the coding sequence ATGTCTGAACATATCTTGGAGATGAACCATATCACCAAAGAGTTCTACGGGGTAAAAGCTTTGGATGATGTAAATATTAAGGTGAAGCGGGGCGAGATCCATGCACTCTGCGGAGAGAATGGAGCGGGGAAATCTACTTTGATGAACGTGCTTTCCGGCGTTTATCCTTATGGGACCTACAGCGGCGATATTGTATACAATGGAAATGTAAGTCAGTTTCACAGCATTAAGCAAAGCGAAGCAAAGGGAATCGTAATCATTCACCAGGAGTTAGCCTTAAGTCCCTACTTGTCCGTGGCGGAAAACGTATTTCTGGGAAATGAACAGACAGCGGTTAAAGGGGTGGTAGATTGGACGAAAACGAATAAACGGGCTCAGGAAATGCTTGAGAAAGTAGGACTTGAAAATGAAAATTTAAATGTACCTGTCAGCAGCCTGGGCGTAGGCAAGCAGCAGCTCATTGAAATTGCCCGCGCTATGGCAAAGCAGGTGGAGCTTTTGATTTTGGATGAGCCCACCGCAGCCCTCAATGACGAGGAGAGCAGGCGGCTTCTGGACATCATGCTGGATTTGAAGAAGCACGGCATTACCTGCATCATAATTTCCCATAAACTCAATGAAATCAGCTATGTGGCGGATTCCATTACCGTGATCCGGGATGGAAAGACCATAGAAACCCTGGAAAAGGGGAAGGATGAGATCAGCGAGGACCGTATCATCAAGGGTATGGTGGGGCGGGAGCTGACGAACCGTTTTCCGGAAAGATGCTGTGATATGGGAGATAAAATTTTTGAGGTTGAGAACTGGAATGTATATCATCCCGATGATCCGGACCGGAAGATGGTAAGGGATATATCCTTTCATGTGAGATCAGGGGAGGTGGTAGGCTTTGCGGGACTAATGGGCGCGGGAAGAACGGAACTGGCCATGAGCCTTTTCGGAAGATCCTATGGGCAGAAAATTACTGGAACCATAAAGATAAACGGAAAGCAGGTCCTCATCCGGAATGTAAGAGATGCCATCAATAACAAATTGGCCTACGTTTCCGAGGACCGGAAGAATTATGGTCTTATCCTGATTGACAGCGTGCGCGGAAATATGACCCTGGCAGCACTGCGCAACTTCTTTTCCAAAAGAGGTATCGTAAACGGCAATGCCGAAAATCTTTCATCGGAGGAGTATAGAAAGAAAATCAACGTAAAAGCCAATTCCATTAACCAGACAGTCAGTTCCCTTTCCGGTGGGAACCAGCAGAAGGTGGTGCTGGCAAAATGGATGATGACCCAGCCGGACGTGCTGATTCTGGATGAACCGACCCGGGGCATCGACATCGGGGCAAAGTACGAGATATACTGCGTAATCAACGATTTGGCAAAGGCGGGTAAGGCAATTATTGTGATCTCCTCGGAGCTTCAGGAAATCATTGGAATCTGTGACCGCATCTACGTCATTAATGAGGGACACATAACCGGTGAATTATCCAGTGACGAAGTTTCCCAGGAAAAGATTATGAAATGTATTATGGCAGATAACGGAAAGGATGAATAG
- the chvE gene encoding multiple monosaccharide ABC transporter substrate-binding protein, translating to MKRRILSLILGTVLSAAMLAGCGGSQTSATTAAPAAETKAEATTAAKEAETQAAKATGSGGRVGVAMPTQSSERWINDGANMKKQLEALGYEVDLQYAEDDVQMQVSQIENMIASGVNCLVIASIDSSALVNVEEQAKSAGIPIIAYDRLLMDTDAVSYYATFDNKGVGTAIGQYIKDKKELDKAKAEGKSYTIEFFMGSPDDNNALFLYNGLMEVLKPYLDDGTLVCESGRTSFEDTCILRWSQETAQQNCENYLTGFYADKKLDICASAFDGFAYGCKAALEGAGYKVGEDWPLITGQDAELMATKNIISGFQTMSIYKDTRLLAEKCVTMVQAVLQGAEPEINDTTQYNNGKIVVPSYLCTPVAVDKDNYKKVIVDGGYYTEAQLAQ from the coding sequence ATGAAACGAAGAATTCTAAGCCTCATTCTCGGGACAGTCCTTTCCGCTGCCATGCTGGCAGGTTGCGGCGGTTCCCAGACCTCGGCAACCACGGCCGCGCCGGCGGCTGAAACCAAAGCAGAGGCCACCACAGCAGCCAAAGAGGCGGAAACCCAGGCGGCGAAAGCCACGGGAAGCGGCGGAAGGGTCGGCGTGGCTATGCCTACCCAGTCCTCGGAGCGTTGGATCAATGATGGAGCCAACATGAAGAAGCAGCTGGAAGCCCTGGGCTACGAAGTGGATCTTCAATACGCAGAGGACGACGTTCAGATGCAGGTTTCCCAGATCGAAAACATGATCGCTTCCGGTGTTAACTGTCTGGTTATTGCTTCCATTGATTCCTCCGCATTGGTAAATGTGGAAGAGCAGGCAAAGAGCGCAGGTATTCCCATCATTGCCTATGACCGCTTGTTAATGGATACGGATGCTGTATCCTATTATGCGACCTTTGATAATAAGGGAGTAGGTACAGCTATCGGACAGTACATAAAAGACAAAAAGGAACTGGATAAGGCCAAGGCAGAGGGGAAATCCTACACCATTGAATTTTTCATGGGATCTCCGGATGACAACAACGCATTGTTCTTATACAACGGCCTGATGGAGGTTTTAAAGCCATACCTGGATGATGGAACCCTGGTATGTGAGTCTGGCCGTACTTCCTTTGAGGATACTTGTATTTTAAGATGGTCCCAGGAAACAGCACAGCAGAACTGCGAGAATTATCTGACCGGCTTTTACGCAGACAAGAAGCTGGATATCTGTGCTTCTGCCTTTGACGGCTTTGCCTATGGCTGCAAAGCGGCTCTTGAAGGCGCAGGCTACAAAGTAGGCGAGGACTGGCCGCTTATTACGGGACAGGATGCGGAGCTGATGGCTACGAAAAATATTATCTCAGGCTTCCAGACCATGTCCATTTACAAGGACACCCGTCTGCTGGCTGAAAAGTGCGTGACCATGGTTCAGGCTGTTCTTCAGGGAGCTGAGCCGGAGATCAACGATACCACCCAGTACAATAACGGCAAGATCGTAGTTCCGTCCTATTTATGCACTCCGGTTGCGGTTGATAAGGACAATTACAAGAAAGTCATTGTTGACGGCGGTTATTATACGGAAGCACAGCTGGCACAGTAG
- a CDS encoding transposase family protein, which produces MEQELIKELDTNLECSDCRIKSDKIIMEVHSMKKAVNCPYCGNSSFKIHSIYQREIQDISLQDKQTILLLSVRKMFCDNLQCCHKTFSERFDFILPNAKKTKRLIDKILRKCQDFFANCISTVQ; this is translated from the coding sequence ATGGAACAAGAACTTATCAAAGAATTGGATACGAATTTAGAATGTTCAGATTGTAGAATAAAAAGTGATAAAATAATTATGGAGGTTCATTCTATGAAAAAAGCAGTGAATTGTCCATATTGCGGAAATTCATCATTTAAAATTCATTCTATTTATCAGCGAGAAATTCAAGATATTTCCTTACAGGATAAACAAACAATTCTTCTGCTTAGTGTAAGAAAAATGTTTTGTGATAATCTACAATGCTGTCATAAAACATTTTCAGAACGGTTTGACTTTATTTTGCCTAACGCAAAAAAGACAAAACGGTTAATTGATAAAATTTTAAGAAAGTGTCAAGATTTTTTCGCAAATTGTATTTCAACCGTCCAGTAG